In the Streptomyces sp. NBC_00525 genome, one interval contains:
- a CDS encoding HEAT repeat domain-containing protein, whose protein sequence is MDEELRSLAHRSAGEAAAAGESADHRALLAADDPEALALVLVERERPLWARELAAFRLGCAGDRRAFETLVLLLNHRDPERCAGAAHALARLGDPRTPRAAAALATNPLRTAYALHPVRLLAALRAPESTPALAATLTRLLGPDEPHWRVALACVEGLGGLGDPAGRPALEAALPHPRLGAAAREALGRLREE, encoded by the coding sequence ATGGACGAGGAGCTGCGGTCACTGGCCCACCGATCCGCCGGGGAGGCCGCGGCGGCGGGGGAGTCGGCGGACCACCGCGCCCTGCTCGCCGCCGACGACCCCGAGGCGCTGGCGCTGGTCCTCGTCGAGCGCGAACGCCCGCTCTGGGCCCGTGAACTCGCCGCCTTCCGGCTGGGCTGCGCCGGGGACCGCCGTGCCTTCGAGACCCTGGTCCTCCTCCTCAACCACCGCGACCCCGAACGCTGCGCCGGCGCCGCCCACGCCCTCGCCCGCCTCGGCGACCCCCGCACCCCGCGCGCGGCGGCGGCCCTCGCCACCAACCCCCTGCGCACCGCCTACGCCCTCCACCCGGTCCGCCTCCTCGCGGCCCTGCGCGCCCCCGAATCCACCCCCGCCCTGGCCGCGACGCTGACCCGGCTGCTCGGCCCGGACGAACCGCACTGGCGCGTGGCGCTCGCCTGCGTGGAGGGCCTGGGCGGCCTCGGCGACCCGGCCGGCCGCCCGGCCCTGGAGGCGGCCCTGCCGCACCCCCGGCTCGGCGCGGCGGCGCGCGAGGCGCTGGGGCGGCTGCGGGAGGAATGA